In Oryza brachyantha chromosome 1, ObraRS2, whole genome shotgun sequence, the following are encoded in one genomic region:
- the LOC102699926 gene encoding proteinaceous RNase P 2 → MRHPGLMGLWPLTTSKPTPLIRVLPPPPPPPLHAATTMATAASSSTARRRPRRGSKGPNSDLSRTLTDCTRRGDAAAAMAAFDSAVSGPDPPRLLAHQYNQLLHLLASADAAEFPTPAAAAARRVFSHMLEAGASPSEATITSLARVTASDASNPAAADEAFELVATMKDKYGVVPRLRSYSPVLAAFRRAGEAGKAYAVDAHMEASTVSPEEPEIAALLDVSMKAGDAGKVYEYMHKLRRTVDCVSEGTAEVLEGWFRSGKAAMLGKAEWDACQVKDAIVANGGGCHRLGWLGTGPWMVQRVRAGADGQCGGCGCRLACVDIDMEETRRFADSVAGLAFQRETKTNFSQFQEWLEEHGEYEAIVDGANIALYQQNFAEGGFSLTQLDAVVTELRDRYNGKWPLVVLHNKRIAKLMENSSNRHLIETWRANGALYTSPIGSNDDWYWLYAAIRLNCLLVSNDEMRDHIFELLGSSFFPKWKQRHQVKYTFSKGKAVLMMPPPYSSEIQESKMGSWHVPMEEKSGDERVRIWLCIDRTEHCKQPHEAPAANGVAQDMSPRVATNVSEQRRAEDNGGSITGKRKDRD, encoded by the exons ATGAGGCATCCTGGGCTAATGGGCCTATGGCCGCTAACCACCTCCAAACCCACGCCGCTAATTAgggttcttcctcctcctccaccaccaccactccacGCGGCCACGACcatggccaccgccgcctcctcctccacggcgcgccgccgcccgcgccggggCTCCAAGGGCCCCAACTCCGACCTCTCCCGCACCCTCACCGACTGCACCCGCcgtggcgacgccgccgccgccatggccgccttcGACTCCGCCGTCTCCGGCCCCGACCCCCCGCGCCTCCTCGCCCACCAGTACAACcagctcctccacctcctcgcctcagccgacgccgccgagttccccacccccgccgccgccgccgcccgccgcgtcTTCTCCCACATGCTCGAGGCCGGGGCCTCCCCCTCCGAGGCCACGATCAcctcgctcgcccgcgtcaccgcctccgatGCCTccaaccccgccgccgccgacgaggcctTCGAGCTCGTGGCCACCATGAAGGACAAGTACGGCGTCGTCCCGCGCCTCCGCTCGTACAGCCCCGTGCTCGCCGCGTTCCGGCGCGCCGGGGAGGCCGGGAAGGCCTACGCCGTCGACGCCCACATGGAGGCTTCGACTGTCTCACCTGAGGAGCCTGAGATTGCTGCACTACTTGATGTCAGCATGAAAGCAGGGGATGCAGGCAAGGTGTATGAGTATATGCATAAGCTGAGACGCACGGTGGATTGTGTCAGTGAAGGGACTGCAGAGGTGCTGGAGGGTTGGTTTCGGAGCGGCAAGGCGGCGATGTTGGGTAAGGCCGAGTGGGACGCTTGTCAAGTGAAAGACGCCATTGTGGCCAATGGTGGCGGGTGCCATCGGCTTGGATGGCTTGGGACCGGCCCTTGGATGGTGCAGCGAGTAAGAGCTGGGGCAGATGGCCAATGTGGGGGTTGTGGATGCCGTCTTGCATGTGTTGACATTGACATGGAGGAGACACGGAGGTTTGCTGACTCTGTTGCCGGTTTGGCCTTTCAGAGGGAgactaaaactaattttagCCAGTTTCAG GAGTGGTTGGAAGAACATGGTGAATATGAAGCTATAGTTGATGGTGCAAATATTGCACTTtatcaacaaaattttgcagaGGGTGGCTTTAGTTTGACTCAG TTGGACGCTGTTGTAACAGAGCTACGTGATAGATATAATGGTAAATGGCCACTTGTTGTATTACATAATAAGCGCATTGCCAAGCTTATGGAAAATTCATCTAATAGACACCTGATTGAAACCTGGAGAGCAAATGGCGCATTGTATACTTCACCAATTGGGTCAAATGATGACTG GTATTGGCTATATGCAGCAATTAGGTTGAATTGTTTGCTTGTTAGTAATGATGAAATGAGAGATCACATATTTGAGCTCCTGGGatcatctttttttcccaAGTGGAAGCAACGGCATCAG GTCAAGTACACTTTCAGTAAAGGAAAGGCAGTACTTATGATGCCACCCCCATATTCTTCAGAGATTCAA GAATCGAAGATGGGATCCTGGCATGTGCCTATGGAGGAGAAATCTGGTGATGAGAGAGTTAGGATTTGGCTTTGTATTGATAGAACAGAACACTGCAAACAACCTCATGAAGCTCCTGCAGCAAACGGGGTTGCCCAAGATATGTCTCCCAGAGTGGCAACTAATGTGTCTGAGCAGAGGCGAGCTGAAGACAATGGTGGCTCCATAACCGGCAAAAGGAAGGATAGAGATTGA
- the LOC102711578 gene encoding probable aspartyl aminopeptidase, with the protein MALLRAHHLLRPRAAARPLSLPPSLSSSPCRRALPTTTSSWRLLCSHRTASPPDADGDASPSIVADLLDYLNESWTQFHATAEAKRQLLDAGFTLLSENDDWDLQPGGRYFFTRNMSCLIAFAVGEKYKLGNGFNIIAAHTDSPCLKLKPRSASFKSGHQMVNVQTYGGGLWHTWFDRDLTLAGRVILKDADGSFNHKLVKVSRPLIRVPTLAIHLDRTVNSDGFKPNLENHLAPLLATKHEETAAGSGEKNSPSSSKVVHHPLLLQVLSDEIGCKPDEIIGMELNVCDTQPSCLGGGNNEFIYSGRLDNLASCYCALRSLMDSSKMPEEMSNEKSIRMIALFDNEEVGSNSMQGAGAPTMFHAMRRIVDSLMHQSMGEGALERAINSSFLVSADMAHALHPNYPDKHEEHHRPELQKGLVIKHNANQRYATSAVTAFLFKEIARLHNLPVQEFVVRNDMGCGSTIGPILASGVGIRTVDCGIPQLSMHSVREMCGKEDVDTTYKHFKAFFEMFSDIDRKLNVDF; encoded by the exons atggcgctgCTCCGCGCGCACCACCTACtgcggccgcgcgccgccgcccgtccgctctctctccctccctccctctcgtCCTCCCCGTGCCGCCGCGCCCTTCCCACCACGACCTCCTCCTGGCGCCTCCTCTGCTCCCACCGTACCGCGTCGCCGCCAGATGCCGATGGCGATGCCTCGCCCTCCATCGTCGCCGACCTGCTCGACTACCTCAACGAGTCATGGACGCAGTTCCACGccaccg CTGAGGCGAAGAGGCAACTTCTTGACGCGGGTTTCACGCTGCTGAGTGAGAACGATGACTGGGACCTGCAGCCTGGTGGCCGCTACTTCTTCACGCGCAACATGTCATGCTTGATTGCCTTTGCGGTTGGGGAAAA GTATAAATTGGGAAATGGGTTCAATATAATTGCAGCTCACACCGATAGCCCTTGTCTCAAGCTGAAGCCAAGGTCTGCGTCCTTTAAATCTGGGCATCAGATGGTAAATGTACAGACGTATGGAGGTGGGTTGTGGCATACATGGTTCGATAGGGACCTAACTTTGGCTGGGAGAGTTATCCTCAAGGATGCAGATGGCTCGTTTAACCATAAGCTTGTCAAAGTGAGCAGACCATTGATACGTGTACCAACGCTGGCTATACATCTGGACCG CACAGTGAATTCTGATGGTTTCAAACCTAATCTGGAGAATCATCTAGCTCCACTTCTTGCAACAAAACATGAAGAGACTGCTGCAGGTtctggtgaaaaaaatagtccAAGTTCCAGTAAAGTTGTCCATCACCCACTTCTCTTGCAA GTTCTTTCAGATGAAATTGGTTGCAAACCAGATGAAATAATTGGCATGGAGTTGAATGTGTGTGACACGCAACCTAGTTGCCTTGGAGGGGGAAATAATGAGTTCATTTATTCTGGTAGACTTGACAATCTTGCTTCATGCTACTGTGCTCTTAGATCTCTCATGGACTCCTCCAAGATGCCAGAAGAAATGTCAAATGAGAAATCCATAAGAATGATTGCTTTATTTGATAACGAAGAG GTGGGTTCAAATTCGATGCAAGGGGCAGGTGCACCAACCATGTTCCATGCTATGAGACGGATTGTTGATTCCTTGATGCATCAGTCTATGGGAGAGGGTGCTTTGGAACGTGCAATAAATTCGTCTTTCCTTG TTTCGGCAGACATGGCTCATGCCCTGCATCCAAATTATCCAGACAAGCATGAAGAGCACCACAGACCAGAGCTACAGAAAGGACTGGTTATCAAGCACAATGCTAACCAACGTTACGCTACAAGTGCTGTGACAGCTTTTCTGTTCAAAGAAATAGCAAGACTTCATAATCTTCCTGTTCAG GAATTTGTTGTAAGGAATGATATGGGCTGTGGCTCAACTATTGGCCCCATACTTGCTTCTGGTGTTGGCATACGGACTGTTGACTGTGGTATCCCTCAGCTATCAATGCACAG CGTGCGGGAAATGTGTGGCAAAGAAGACGTAGATACAACATACAAGCACTTCAAAGCTTTCTTCGAGATGTTCTCTGACATTGACCGCAAACTTAACGTAGACTTTTAG
- the LOC102700207 gene encoding uncharacterized protein LOC102700207 encodes MAGRVVAVAAAAAALLVVVCAAAQTPPPARLPRNYHVINPGRFGKRDQQLTCTDSNGNKAACMAQCDKRCPNQCIVMCPSCKTFCMCDFYPGVSCGDPRFTGGDGNNFYFHGKKDQDFCVVSDADLHINAHFIGKRNPAMSRDFTWIQALGIRFADHRLYMGAKKTAEWSNDVDRLELAFDGAPVDVPAELGARWESAAAPGLTVTRTAATNGVRVQLAGVFDIMANVVPITEQDSRIHNYGVTEEDSLAHLDLGFKFYDLSDDVHGVLGQTYRSDYVNKLSVSASMPVMGGAPSYVVSDIFATDCAVARFGRRAGISMVTGSAN; translated from the exons ATGGCGGGCCGTGTTGTTGCGgtcgctgctgcggcggcggcgctcttggtggtggtgtgcgccgccgcgcagacgccgccgccggcgaggctgcCGCGGAACTACCACGTCATCAACCCGGGGAGATTCGGGAAGAGGGACCAGCAGCTCACCTGCACCGACTCCAATGGCAACAAGGCCGCCTGCATGGCCCAGTGCGACAAGCGCTGCCCCAACCAGTGCATCGTCATGTGCCCCAGCTGCAAGACCTTCTGCA TGTGCGACTTCTACCCCGGCGTGTCGTGCGGCGACCCGCgcttcaccggcggcgacggcaacaaCTTCTACTTCCACGGAAAGAAGGACCAGGACTTCTGCGTCGTCTCCGACGCCGACCTCCACATCAACGCGCACTTCATCGGCAAGCGCAACCCCGCCATGAGCCGCGACTTCACCTGGATCCAGGCCCTCGGCATCCGCTTCGCCGACCACCGCCTCTACATGGGCGCCAAGAAGACGGCCGAGTGGAGCAACGACGTCGACCGCCTCGAGCTCGCCTTCGACGGCGCGCCCGTCGACGTCCCCGCCGAGCTCGGCGCGCGCTGGGAGTCCGCCGCTGCGCCCGGCCTGACCGTCACCCGGACCGCCGCGACCAACGGCGTGAGGGtgcagctcgccggcgtgtTCGACATCATGGCCAACGTGGTGCCCATCACGGAGCAGGACTCGCGCATCCACAACTACGGCGTCACCGAGGAGGACAGCCTCGCGCACCTCGACCTCGGCTTCAAGTTCTACGACCTCTCCGACGACGTCCATGGCGTCCTCGGCCAGACCTACCGCTCCGACTACGTCAACAAGCTCAGCGTCAGCGCCAGCATGCCGGTCATGGGCGGCGCACCCAGCTACGTCGTCTCTGACATCTTCGCCACTGactgcgccgtcgccaggtTCGGCCGCCGTGCCGGCATCTCCATGGTCACTGGCAGTGCCAATTAA
- the LOC102699652 gene encoding rho GTPase-activating protein 4-like: MDVVGGGSGEEEEVEVGSGGDQQQQEQPPMEIGWPTDVRHVAHVTFDRFHGFQGLPVELQPEVAGNAPSASKTVFGVSTESMQCSYDARGNSVPTILLLMQRRLYDQAGLRAEGIFRIAADDAQEQSVREQLNSGVLPEAGVDVHCLAGLIKAWFRELPGGMLDSLPAAEVTRCQSPEDCARLCDRLPAAKAALLDWAVHLMADVAREEKSNKMSSRNVAMVFAPNMTQAMDPLTALKHAVHVMNFLTMLIDRALNHGATSTSTSVASHAPPPNQH, encoded by the exons ATGGACgttgtcggcggcggcagcggcgaggaggaggaggtggaggttgGAAGTGGTGgtgatcagcagcagcaggagcagccgCCGATGGAGATCGGTTGGCCCACCGACGTGCGCCACGTCGCGCACGTGACGTTCGACAGGTTCCATGGCTTCCAGGGCCTCCCCGTGGAGCTCCAGCCCGAGGTCGCCGGCAACGCCCCCAGCGCCAG CAAGACGGTGTTCGGCGTGTCGACGGAGTCGATGCAGTGCTCGTACGACGCGCGAGGGAACAGCGTGCCGaccatcctcctcctcatgcAGCGCCGCCTCTACGACCAGGCGGGGCTCAGGGCGGAGGGCATCTTCCgcatcgccgccgacgacgcccaGGAGCAGTCCGTCCGCGAGCAGCTCAACTCCGGCGTGCTGCCCGAGGCCGGCGTCGACGTGCACTGCCTGGCGGGGCTCATCAAGGCCTGGTTCCGCGAGCTCCCCGGCGGGATGCTCGActcgctgccggcggcggaggtgacgCGGTGCCAGTCGCCGGAGGACTGCGCCAGGCTGTGCGACCGGCTGCCGGCGGCCAAGGCGGCGCTGCTGGACTGGGCGGTGCACCTGATGGCCGACGTGGCGAGGGAGGAGAAGAGCAACAAGATGAGCAGCCGCAACGTCGCCATGGTGTTCGCCCCCAACATGACGCAGGCCATGGATCCATTGACGGCGCTCAAGCACGCCGTCCACGTCATGAACTTCCTCACCATGCTCATCGACCGAGCTCTCAACCATggcgccacctccacctccacctccgtcGCCAGCCATGCTCCACCACCAAACCAACATTAA